One window of Robiginitalea biformata HTCC2501 genomic DNA carries:
- the accD gene encoding acetyl-CoA carboxylase, carboxyltransferase subunit beta, which produces MSSWFKRKEKGIQTATEEKKDTPRGLWYKSPTGKIVESEELAKNHYVSPEDDYHVRIGSKEYFQILFDDNKFTEMDAGLSSKDPLKFEDTKKYKDRLKEAEKKTGLKDAVRTAYGKSMGRDLVIACMDFSFIGGSMGSVVGEKIARAIDKAIEKKVPFVMISKSGGARMMEAALSLMQLAKTSAKLAQLAEAGLPYISLCTDPTTGGTTASYAMLGDINIAEPGALIGFAGPRVVKEATGKELPEGFQTAEFVLEHGFLDFIVHRRELKKKINLYLDLVLNQPVRVEEVPEE; this is translated from the coding sequence ATGTCATCCTGGTTCAAGAGAAAAGAAAAAGGAATACAAACCGCCACTGAGGAAAAGAAGGACACCCCCAGGGGCCTTTGGTACAAATCGCCCACAGGGAAAATTGTCGAATCCGAGGAACTGGCGAAGAACCACTACGTCAGCCCGGAGGACGACTACCATGTGCGCATCGGCAGCAAGGAGTATTTCCAGATACTTTTTGACGACAACAAATTCACCGAAATGGATGCCGGGCTTTCCTCCAAGGACCCGTTGAAATTCGAGGATACCAAGAAATACAAGGACCGGCTCAAGGAGGCCGAAAAGAAAACCGGGCTCAAGGATGCCGTCCGCACGGCCTACGGCAAGTCCATGGGCCGGGACCTGGTAATCGCCTGTATGGATTTCAGCTTTATTGGCGGATCCATGGGGAGCGTGGTCGGCGAAAAAATTGCCCGGGCTATCGATAAGGCTATCGAGAAAAAAGTGCCCTTTGTAATGATCTCCAAATCCGGCGGGGCCCGGATGATGGAAGCGGCCCTGTCCCTGATGCAACTGGCCAAGACCAGTGCCAAACTGGCTCAGCTGGCCGAAGCCGGATTGCCGTATATCTCACTATGCACGGACCCCACCACTGGCGGGACAACCGCATCCTATGCGATGCTTGGGGATATCAATATTGCCGAACCCGGGGCGCTGATCGGATTTGCAGGTCCGCGGGTGGTCAAGGAGGCCACCGGCAAGGAACTGCCCGAAGGTTTTCAGACGGCAGAATTCGTATTGGAACACGGCTTTTTGGATTTTATCGTCCATCGCCGGGAACTGAAAAAGAAAATCAACCTCTACCTGGACCTGGTACTCAACCAGCCGGTACGCGTGGAAGAAGTGCCGGAAGAATAA
- the tamL gene encoding translocation and assembly module lipoprotein TamL, with translation MKVYPPFVNLPAKIGLFLLCLVICSCNALKRVEEDEQLLTEYSIHADGEKITDPLVNSLVLQKPNSRLLGIPLRLHLYNLAKKDADSSYQAWLNRKDGRRERLESLLSKKQVKRLGESFFVSGYSDWLKRVGEAPAVIDTARINRSVQRLSSYYTNRGYFNNSGSYQLDSTGRQRAAVRYQLDLGEPYLVDSLSRRIASPAIDSIYALNRDASLVREGDVFDLGNFTQERERLTTLFRNSGVWNFQESSITYDILRDTLSRDDQQMHVELNIDNLRRRGDSAVTDEAYRVRRMGNIHIYPDHRFQDGTQKADTVRYDNYIIHFDGRLRYKPKVLADAIFLDQDSVYRDIDRLRTYRQISNLNTFRYPNIELIEAPGDRLDANVYLSARPRNSLAVDFDVTHSNIQRLGFGLGASLITRNVFGGAETLSLSARGTFGLLSDDTQGEDFFSEIGGDINLIFPRIWFPLVDGGNIIPYYMLPKTRMTVGTSFQKNIGLDKQTLNAVLGYSWSSTDFKKHLIELLNIQFVRNVNPDRFFNVYQSSYGRLNDVASDPEYLNNPDLAGFYEPGDTPEDPPNLTIPEGTTGFTDAIINQGLAPTDSQDYADVFRVEERRQRLTENNLIFTSNYTYTKNSKTGINDNSFYQIRWKLEGAGNLLAVFTNIVPFNENDSGKKLVFGVPFSQYLKGEFDFIRHWELNATDVLAFRTFIGLAVPYGNSDDIPFVRSYFGGGSNDNRAWFPYSLGPGSTSNLNDFNDANFKLAMNLEYRFPLVGDLKAALFSDVGNIWNVWDSEDDPAATFNGFSSLEELALGTGFGLRYDFTYFVFRADLGFKTYNPAEPVGKRWFRDYNFANSVLQIGINYPF, from the coding sequence ATGAAGGTTTATCCTCCCTTTGTGAACCTCCCGGCTAAAATAGGATTATTCTTGCTGTGCCTGGTTATCTGTTCCTGCAACGCGCTGAAAAGGGTCGAAGAGGATGAACAACTCCTGACCGAGTACAGCATCCACGCGGACGGGGAAAAAATCACCGATCCGCTGGTGAACAGCCTCGTGCTCCAGAAACCCAACAGCCGGTTGCTCGGGATCCCGCTCCGGCTGCACCTCTACAACCTCGCCAAAAAAGATGCCGACTCCTCCTACCAGGCCTGGCTCAATCGCAAGGATGGCCGCCGGGAACGGCTCGAATCACTGCTTTCCAAAAAACAGGTAAAACGCCTGGGGGAATCTTTTTTTGTCAGCGGGTACAGCGATTGGCTCAAGCGGGTTGGGGAAGCCCCTGCTGTTATCGACACGGCGCGGATCAACCGGTCTGTCCAGCGCCTGAGTTCCTATTATACGAACCGGGGGTATTTCAACAACTCGGGAAGTTACCAGCTGGACAGCACGGGAAGGCAACGGGCTGCGGTCCGGTACCAGCTGGACCTCGGGGAACCCTACCTTGTGGACTCCCTGAGCCGGCGGATCGCCTCCCCGGCCATCGACTCCATCTACGCCCTCAACCGGGACGCTTCCCTGGTGCGCGAAGGAGATGTATTTGACCTGGGCAATTTTACCCAGGAGCGGGAACGCCTCACCACGCTGTTCCGGAATTCCGGGGTCTGGAATTTCCAGGAGAGTTCCATTACCTACGACATCCTCCGCGACACCCTCAGCCGGGATGACCAGCAGATGCATGTGGAGCTCAACATCGACAACCTGCGCCGACGGGGCGACAGTGCTGTGACGGACGAAGCCTACCGGGTCCGCCGCATGGGAAATATCCACATTTACCCGGACCACCGGTTCCAGGACGGCACACAGAAAGCGGATACCGTCCGGTACGACAACTACATCATCCATTTTGACGGTCGGCTGCGCTACAAACCCAAAGTCCTGGCCGATGCGATCTTCCTGGATCAGGACAGCGTCTACCGGGACATCGACCGGCTCAGGACCTACCGGCAAATCAGCAACCTGAACACCTTCCGGTACCCGAATATCGAACTGATCGAAGCCCCGGGGGACCGACTGGATGCAAACGTCTACCTGAGTGCGCGTCCCCGGAATTCCCTGGCAGTGGATTTTGACGTGACCCATTCCAACATCCAGCGCCTGGGCTTTGGCCTGGGAGCCTCCCTGATTACCCGGAATGTTTTCGGGGGGGCCGAAACCCTGAGCCTGTCTGCAAGGGGCACGTTCGGGCTGCTGAGCGATGATACCCAGGGAGAGGATTTCTTTTCGGAAATCGGCGGGGACATCAACCTGATTTTTCCGCGAATCTGGTTCCCGCTGGTAGACGGGGGCAATATCATCCCGTACTACATGCTGCCCAAAACCCGGATGACCGTAGGTACCAGTTTCCAGAAGAATATCGGCCTGGACAAGCAGACCCTCAATGCCGTATTGGGTTACAGCTGGTCCTCTACCGACTTCAAAAAACACCTGATTGAATTGCTGAACATCCAGTTTGTCCGCAACGTCAACCCGGACCGTTTTTTCAATGTCTACCAGAGCTCCTACGGCCGCCTGAACGATGTGGCGAGCGACCCGGAGTATTTGAACAACCCGGACCTGGCCGGGTTCTACGAACCCGGGGACACCCCCGAGGACCCGCCGAATCTGACCATCCCGGAAGGGACTACCGGGTTTACGGACGCCATCATCAACCAGGGGCTGGCGCCCACGGATTCGCAGGACTACGCAGATGTCTTCCGGGTAGAGGAACGCCGGCAGCGCCTTACGGAAAACAACCTGATTTTCACCTCCAACTACACCTACACGAAAAACTCCAAGACCGGGATCAACGACAATAGCTTTTACCAGATCCGCTGGAAATTGGAAGGGGCCGGCAACCTGCTGGCGGTCTTTACCAATATTGTTCCCTTTAACGAAAACGACTCGGGCAAAAAGCTCGTATTCGGCGTGCCTTTTTCCCAGTACCTGAAAGGGGAGTTCGATTTTATCCGGCACTGGGAACTCAATGCCACCGACGTTCTCGCCTTCCGCACCTTCATTGGCCTGGCGGTCCCATACGGGAATTCTGACGACATCCCGTTTGTCCGATCGTACTTCGGCGGGGGGTCCAACGACAACCGGGCCTGGTTCCCGTATTCCCTCGGACCGGGGAGTACCAGCAACCTGAACGACTTCAACGATGCGAATTTTAAACTGGCGATGAACCTGGAATACCGTTTCCCCCTGGTCGGCGACCTGAAAGCGGCCCTGTTCAGCGATGTGGGGAACATCTGGAATGTCTGGGACAGCGAAGACGACCCAGCCGCCACCTTCAACGGGTTCTCCTCCCTGGAGGAACTCGCCCTCGGGACGGGCTTTGGCCTCCGGTACGACTTTACCTATTTCGTCTTCCGGGCAGACCTGGGCTTCAAGACCTACAACCCGGCCGAACCCGTTGGAAAAAGATGGTTCCGGGACTACAATTTTGCCAACTCCGTACTGCAGATCGGAATAAATTATCCGTTTTAA
- the porT gene encoding type IX secretion/gliding motility protein PorT/SprT codes for MRNLLPLCFLIILCQSGQAQFRENPILNLQNEDKALLNWGYYLGFNQYDFKFEYKNDLPDIVVDKSFGFNVGLIGELRLNEFLDLRFEPGLFYSRRLLGFPGFASDNDALREVKSTYISFPLLLKAGTRRFGNIKPFIIGGAGVALNLGSNQDSMEDNSSGTFRMKKTVVNYELGFGIDFYLEYFKFSPSIRGVFALTDELVPDDDPQSPWTGNIEALKTRGIFINFTFE; via the coding sequence ATGAGGAACCTCCTGCCGCTCTGTTTCCTGATAATCCTGTGCCAGTCCGGCCAGGCCCAATTCCGGGAAAACCCCATCCTGAACTTGCAGAACGAAGACAAGGCGCTCCTGAACTGGGGGTATTACCTGGGTTTCAACCAGTACGATTTCAAATTTGAATACAAAAACGACCTCCCGGATATCGTCGTGGACAAATCCTTCGGGTTCAATGTCGGGCTGATCGGGGAACTCCGCCTGAATGAATTCCTGGACCTGCGTTTTGAGCCCGGGCTGTTCTATTCCCGGAGGCTGCTGGGCTTCCCGGGGTTCGCTTCGGACAACGACGCCCTGAGGGAGGTGAAATCCACCTACATCAGTTTCCCCCTGCTCCTCAAGGCAGGTACCCGCCGTTTCGGCAACATCAAACCCTTTATCATCGGCGGGGCCGGCGTGGCGCTCAACCTGGGCTCCAACCAGGATTCCATGGAGGACAACAGCAGCGGAACCTTCCGGATGAAAAAGACGGTGGTGAACTACGAATTGGGGTTCGGCATTGACTTTTACCTGGAATACTTCAAGTTTTCGCCTTCCATTCGCGGGGTTTTTGCCCTGACGGACGAACTGGTGCCCGACGACGACCCGCAGAGCCCCTGGACCGGGAATATCGAGGCGCTGAAAACCCGGGGCATCTTTATCAACTTTACTTTCGAGTAG
- the fbaA gene encoding class II fructose-bisphosphate aldolase, translating into MPHSIKPGVATGEEVQEIFSYAKSKGFALPAVNVIGSDTINAVLETAAELKAPVILQFSNGGAQFNAGKGLSNEGQRAAIKGAIAGARHVHELAEAYGATVILHTDHCAKKLLPWIDGLLDASEAHFNATGKSLFSSHMIDLSEEPIEENIALCKDYLARMSKMNMTLEIELGITGGEEDGVDNTDVDDSKLYTQPEEVAYAYEELSKVSHRFTVAAAFGNVHGVYKPGNVKLTPKILKNSQEFISEKYKVGHNHIDFVFHGGSGSTLEEIREAIGYGVIKMNIDTDLQYAFMTGVRDYMKEKEGYLQAQIGNPEGADSPNKKYYDPRVWLREGEKTFVARLKKAFEDLNNVGTL; encoded by the coding sequence ATGCCGCATTCCATCAAGCCGGGCGTTGCCACTGGTGAAGAAGTACAGGAAATATTCAGCTATGCAAAGTCCAAAGGCTTTGCCCTGCCAGCCGTAAACGTCATCGGCTCGGATACCATCAATGCAGTCCTGGAAACAGCTGCTGAACTCAAGGCACCGGTTATCCTGCAGTTTTCAAACGGGGGTGCCCAGTTCAACGCGGGGAAAGGCCTGTCCAACGAAGGGCAGCGCGCCGCCATCAAGGGGGCCATTGCCGGAGCCCGGCACGTGCACGAACTGGCCGAAGCCTACGGGGCAACGGTAATCCTCCACACAGACCACTGTGCCAAGAAACTTTTGCCGTGGATCGACGGCCTGCTCGACGCGAGCGAGGCGCATTTCAACGCCACGGGCAAATCCCTGTTCAGCTCGCACATGATCGACCTGTCGGAGGAACCCATCGAAGAAAACATCGCCCTTTGCAAGGACTACCTGGCCCGCATGAGCAAGATGAACATGACCCTGGAAATCGAACTCGGCATCACCGGAGGGGAGGAAGACGGCGTCGACAATACGGACGTGGACGACTCCAAGCTCTACACCCAGCCCGAGGAAGTGGCCTACGCCTATGAAGAGCTCTCCAAGGTAAGCCATCGCTTTACAGTAGCTGCCGCTTTCGGAAATGTACACGGGGTTTACAAGCCGGGAAATGTGAAACTGACCCCGAAAATCCTCAAGAATTCCCAGGAATTCATCAGCGAAAAATACAAGGTGGGCCATAACCACATCGATTTTGTCTTTCACGGCGGCTCGGGTTCCACCCTGGAGGAAATCCGCGAGGCCATCGGGTACGGGGTGATCAAAATGAACATCGACACGGACTTGCAGTACGCCTTCATGACCGGCGTACGCGATTATATGAAAGAAAAGGAGGGCTACCTCCAGGCGCAGATCGGCAACCCGGAAGGCGCCGATTCGCCCAACAAAAAATACTACGACCCCCGGGTCTGGCTGCGGGAAGGGGAAAAAACCTTTGTCGCCCGGCTCAAGAAGGCCTTCGAGGACCTGAACAACGTGGGCACGCTCTAG
- the trkA gene encoding Trk system potassium transporter TrkA, with the protein MKIIIAGAGEVGFHLAKLLSYESQDITLIDTNKESLSYAEGHLDIRVLKGDATSISVLKEAHVDHSDLVIGVTASETTNITLCMLAKQLGSKRTIARISNTEFVEYRDEIAFTELGIDELISPEELAAAEIQLLLNQSAFNDTYEFEEGLLIMVGVSLPRGAPFIGKMVKEAARVFPELHFMPIALQRRGTQYTLIPRGDTEFREEDQVYFITDRKGVDELYKLTGKKKEEIRNVMVLGGSKVGVKAARDLCEKRFNVKLIEQDKTKAFDIADLLPNALVINGDCRNVELLEEESLESMDAFIAVTGNSETNIMSCLVAKSKNIKKTIALVENMDYFQLSHSIGVDTLINKKLLAANNIFRHIRKGEVVALTRLNNLNAEILEFVVNETSEVNGELIKELDFPREAIIGGVIRSGEGIIALGDFRIRQGDRVVVCCLPSAIPKVEKLFL; encoded by the coding sequence ATGAAGATCATTATTGCAGGAGCAGGAGAGGTAGGCTTCCATCTCGCGAAATTACTTTCTTACGAATCCCAGGACATCACGCTGATCGATACGAACAAGGAAAGCCTTTCCTATGCGGAAGGCCACCTGGATATCCGTGTCCTCAAAGGGGATGCGACCAGTATCAGCGTCCTGAAGGAGGCCCATGTGGACCATTCGGACCTGGTGATCGGCGTCACCGCATCGGAAACCACGAATATTACCCTCTGCATGCTGGCCAAGCAACTCGGTTCCAAGCGAACCATTGCGCGGATCTCCAATACGGAATTCGTCGAGTACCGGGACGAGATCGCCTTCACGGAACTGGGGATAGACGAGCTGATATCGCCCGAAGAGCTGGCGGCTGCGGAGATTCAGCTACTCCTGAACCAGTCCGCCTTTAACGACACGTACGAGTTTGAGGAGGGCCTGCTGATCATGGTGGGGGTATCCCTGCCCAGGGGGGCGCCTTTTATCGGAAAAATGGTGAAGGAGGCTGCCCGGGTCTTTCCCGAACTGCATTTTATGCCCATCGCCCTGCAGCGGCGTGGGACCCAGTATACGCTGATCCCCCGGGGGGACACCGAATTCCGGGAAGAGGACCAGGTGTACTTTATCACGGACCGCAAAGGGGTGGACGAACTCTACAAGCTCACCGGGAAAAAGAAGGAGGAGATCCGCAACGTCATGGTTTTGGGCGGGAGCAAGGTGGGGGTCAAAGCGGCGCGCGACCTCTGCGAGAAACGATTCAACGTAAAGCTCATAGAGCAGGACAAAACCAAGGCTTTCGATATTGCGGATTTGCTGCCAAACGCCCTGGTCATCAACGGGGATTGCCGGAATGTGGAGCTGCTCGAGGAGGAGTCGCTCGAATCCATGGATGCGTTTATCGCGGTCACCGGGAATTCGGAGACCAATATCATGAGCTGCCTGGTGGCCAAGTCCAAGAACATCAAAAAGACCATCGCGCTGGTGGAGAATATGGATTACTTCCAGCTATCCCATTCCATCGGCGTGGATACGCTTATCAACAAGAAACTGCTGGCGGCCAACAATATTTTCCGCCACATCCGGAAGGGGGAGGTGGTGGCCCTTACCCGGCTGAACAACCTGAATGCGGAAATCCTGGAATTCGTGGTGAACGAGACCTCGGAGGTCAACGGCGAATTGATCAAGGAACTCGATTTTCCGCGGGAGGCCATCATCGGTGGGGTGATCCGCTCCGGGGAGGGGATTATCGCCCTGGGGGATTTCCGGATCCGGCAGGGCGACCGGGTTGTGGTTTGCTGCCTGCCGAGTGCCATCCCCAAAGTAGAAAAACTATTCCTGTGA
- a CDS encoding TrmH family RNA methyltransferase, whose protein sequence is MVAKSELKRIRSLHQKKYRIREGQFLAEGMKLVGELLDSGLEPVGLYSTAPEELPGSQPITEGELRKASALVRPSGVLGVFPIPDPEPLTFEGWTLALDGVRDPGNLGTLIRLCDWFGIGELLCSPDTVDCYNPKVLQATMGSIARVRVVYKDLAETLDASGLPVYGASMEGEAIGGEQPLSPGILVMGSESHGLSGPVRDRLSQTWAIPSFGRAESLNVATAAAILLYEIRRATRK, encoded by the coding sequence ATGGTTGCAAAAAGCGAATTAAAACGAATAAGGAGTCTGCATCAAAAAAAGTACCGGATACGGGAAGGGCAATTTCTGGCCGAAGGGATGAAACTGGTTGGCGAGCTGCTCGATTCGGGATTGGAGCCGGTTGGGCTGTACAGCACGGCCCCGGAGGAGCTTCCCGGGTCGCAGCCGATCACCGAGGGGGAGCTCCGGAAGGCGAGCGCCCTGGTCCGCCCCAGCGGGGTGCTCGGGGTCTTCCCGATACCCGACCCGGAACCGCTGACATTTGAGGGTTGGACACTCGCCCTGGACGGGGTCCGGGACCCGGGGAATCTCGGGACACTGATCCGCCTGTGCGATTGGTTCGGTATTGGCGAATTGCTCTGTTCCCCGGACACCGTGGACTGCTACAACCCGAAAGTACTGCAGGCTACCATGGGGTCCATTGCCCGGGTACGGGTGGTGTACAAAGACCTGGCGGAGACCCTGGACGCAAGCGGCTTGCCGGTCTACGGAGCCAGTATGGAAGGCGAGGCCATCGGGGGGGAGCAACCGCTTTCGCCGGGTATCCTGGTGATGGGGAGTGAATCGCACGGACTCTCCGGGCCGGTCCGGGACCGGTTGTCGCAAACCTGGGCCATCCCGTCTTTCGGCCGGGCCGAAAGCCTGAACGTGGCAACCGCGGCTGCCATCCTGCTCTACGAAATACGACGGGCTACTCGAAAGTAA
- the rpsO gene encoding 30S ribosomal protein S15 has protein sequence MYLTKEKKAEIFKKFGGSDSNTGSTEGQIALFTERINHLTGHLKKNQKDYNTERSLVRLVGKRRSLLDYLKKKDIEKYRSLIKELNIRK, from the coding sequence ATGTATTTAACCAAAGAGAAAAAAGCCGAAATCTTTAAGAAATTCGGCGGATCGGACAGCAACACCGGCTCCACCGAGGGCCAGATTGCGCTGTTCACGGAACGGATCAACCACCTGACCGGGCACCTGAAGAAGAACCAGAAAGACTACAACACCGAGCGTTCCCTGGTTCGCCTGGTGGGTAAACGCCGCAGCCTGCTGGACTATCTGAAGAAAAAGGATATTGAGAAATATCGGAGCCTGATCAAGGAACTGAATATTCGTAAATAA
- the ubiE gene encoding bifunctional demethylmenaquinone methyltransferase/2-methoxy-6-polyprenyl-1,4-benzoquinol methylase UbiE — protein sequence MAKEILPYDDSGESKKQQVRNMFDTISDKYDGLNRVISLGIDRRWRKRLVGLVVDKNPGSVLDIATGTGDLALSLAQAGVKEVVGLDLAPGMLEVGRRKVRDSGLDGQIEMVLGDSEALEFPDNRFDAVTVAFGVRNFEDLEKGLTEIYRVLRPGGTLAVLETSVPEKQPFRWGYNIYCRHFLPRVGRWFSKDPSAYSYLSRSAAAFPHGERFNNILGKIGFIAMEHRPQTFGAAAIYTATK from the coding sequence ATGGCAAAGGAAATCCTCCCGTACGACGATTCCGGGGAGAGTAAAAAGCAGCAGGTCCGAAACATGTTCGATACGATTTCGGACAAATACGACGGGCTGAACCGCGTGATCAGCCTGGGTATCGACCGGCGCTGGCGCAAACGTCTGGTGGGGCTGGTGGTCGATAAAAACCCCGGATCCGTCCTGGACATTGCCACGGGTACCGGCGACCTGGCCCTGTCCCTGGCCCAAGCGGGGGTCAAAGAGGTAGTTGGCCTGGACCTGGCGCCCGGCATGCTCGAAGTAGGACGCAGGAAGGTCCGGGATTCCGGACTGGACGGCCAAATCGAGATGGTGCTAGGCGACAGCGAAGCCCTGGAGTTCCCGGACAACCGGTTCGATGCGGTGACAGTGGCCTTCGGGGTGCGCAATTTCGAGGACCTGGAAAAAGGCCTGACGGAGATTTACCGGGTGCTGCGGCCCGGGGGTACCCTGGCCGTTCTGGAAACCTCCGTCCCGGAGAAGCAGCCGTTCCGCTGGGGCTATAATATCTACTGCCGGCACTTCCTGCCGCGGGTGGGCCGATGGTTCTCCAAAGACCCGTCGGCGTACAGCTACCTGTCCCGGTCGGCGGCCGCATTCCCCCACGGGGAACGGTTCAACAATATTTTGGGGAAAATCGGGTTTATAGCTATGGAACACCGGCCCCAGACGTTCGGGGCAGCCGCCATTTATACGGCAACAAAATAA
- a CDS encoding polyribonucleotide nucleotidyltransferase, whose translation MIPEAFQEVIDLGDGREISIETGKLAKQAHGSVVVRSGNCMLLCTVVSNYKASDLDFLPLTVDYREKFHASGRYPGGFFKREARPSTGEILVMRLVDRVLRPLFPKNYHCETQVMIQLMSHDDDVMPDAMAGLAASAAIQLSDFPFECPISEVRVGRVDGEFIINPTRTQLESSDIDMIVGASEDSVMMVEGEMDEISEEDMTEAIKFAHEAVKVQIAAQNRLADKAGRKEVREYEIEEENEAVEKKIRDIAYDKAYAIAKAGSAKQERSAAFSELKEEVLAAFSEEEQEELGDLIKKYYYKVEKEAVRNLTLDEQIRLDGRKTDEIRPIWCEVDYLPSTHGSAIFTRGETQALATVTLGTSREANIIDMPSFEGEERFYLHYNFPPFSTGEARPIRGTSRREIGHGNLAQRALSRQVPEDCPYTVRVVSEVLESNGSSSMATVCAGTMALMDAGVKLRKPVSGIAMGLISDPESGKYAVLSDILGDEDHLGDMDFKVTGTADGITACQMDIKIKGLSYEILIKALKQARDGRLHILSKLTDTIAAPAEDVKPHAPKMVTRIIPNEYIGAVIGKGGEVIQELQKETGTTIVINEDPATGEGIVEILGTDQGGIDKVLAKIDSIMFTPEEGSVYEVKVIKMLDFGAVVEYLDAPGNEILLHVSELAWERTENVEDVLSMGDVFDVKYMGIDPRTRKERVSRRALLPKPEGWEERPSRRDGGRGGDRRGGGDRRGGGDRRGGDRRGGNRRRD comes from the coding sequence ATGATTCCAGAAGCTTTTCAGGAGGTCATCGACCTCGGAGACGGTAGGGAGATCTCTATCGAAACCGGAAAACTTGCCAAGCAGGCCCACGGGTCGGTTGTGGTACGGTCCGGGAACTGTATGCTGCTTTGTACGGTTGTATCCAACTACAAGGCCAGCGATTTGGATTTTCTGCCCCTGACGGTAGATTACCGCGAAAAATTTCACGCGTCCGGGCGGTACCCGGGCGGATTCTTCAAGCGCGAAGCGCGTCCCAGTACCGGGGAAATCCTGGTCATGCGGCTGGTAGACCGCGTACTGCGCCCGCTCTTTCCTAAAAATTATCACTGCGAAACCCAGGTGATGATCCAGCTGATGTCCCACGACGACGACGTCATGCCGGATGCCATGGCCGGCCTGGCCGCCTCGGCTGCTATCCAGCTTTCGGACTTTCCGTTTGAATGCCCCATCTCCGAAGTACGGGTGGGCCGCGTGGATGGCGAATTCATCATCAACCCCACCCGGACCCAACTCGAGTCCTCGGATATCGACATGATTGTCGGGGCTTCCGAAGATTCCGTTATGATGGTAGAGGGGGAAATGGACGAAATCTCGGAGGAGGACATGACCGAGGCGATCAAGTTTGCCCACGAAGCCGTAAAAGTTCAGATCGCCGCGCAAAACCGGCTGGCCGACAAGGCAGGCCGCAAGGAAGTACGCGAATACGAAATCGAGGAGGAGAACGAAGCAGTTGAGAAGAAAATCCGCGATATCGCTTACGACAAGGCCTACGCCATTGCCAAGGCCGGTTCGGCCAAGCAGGAACGCAGCGCCGCGTTCAGCGAACTCAAGGAAGAGGTCCTGGCTGCCTTCAGCGAGGAGGAGCAGGAAGAATTGGGCGACCTGATCAAGAAATACTACTACAAGGTAGAGAAGGAGGCCGTCCGCAACCTGACCCTGGACGAGCAGATCCGGCTCGACGGCCGCAAGACCGACGAGATCCGGCCCATCTGGTGCGAGGTGGACTACCTGCCTTCTACCCACGGCTCCGCGATCTTCACCCGGGGGGAAACCCAGGCCCTGGCCACGGTAACCCTGGGGACTTCCCGCGAGGCAAACATTATCGACATGCCTTCCTTTGAAGGGGAAGAACGATTCTACCTGCACTACAACTTCCCTCCGTTCTCCACAGGGGAAGCCCGCCCGATCCGCGGGACGTCCCGTCGTGAGATCGGCCACGGAAACCTGGCACAACGGGCCCTGTCCCGCCAGGTACCGGAAGATTGCCCCTATACCGTACGGGTGGTATCGGAAGTGCTGGAAAGCAACGGATCCTCATCCATGGCAACGGTTTGCGCCGGAACCATGGCCCTGATGGATGCCGGGGTAAAACTCCGCAAACCGGTATCCGGGATCGCCATGGGGCTGATTTCCGATCCGGAGTCCGGTAAATATGCCGTATTGTCCGACATCCTCGGGGACGAAGACCACCTGGGCGACATGGATTTTAAAGTGACCGGGACGGCCGACGGCATCACCGCCTGCCAGATGGACATCAAAATCAAGGGGCTTTCCTATGAAATCCTGATCAAGGCGCTGAAACAGGCCCGGGACGGACGGCTGCATATCCTGTCCAAGCTGACAGATACCATTGCTGCCCCTGCCGAAGACGTGAAGCCGCATGCGCCGAAAATGGTGACCCGCATCATCCCGAACGAGTATATCGGGGCGGTCATTGGCAAAGGTGGCGAAGTGATCCAGGAATTGCAGAAAGAAACCGGCACTACCATCGTGATCAACGAAGACCCGGCAACCGGCGAAGGGATTGTTGAAATCCTCGGGACCGACCAGGGGGGTATCGACAAGGTTTTGGCCAAGATCGATTCCATCATGTTTACGCCCGAAGAAGGCAGCGTGTATGAGGTAAAAGTGATTAAAATGCTCGATTTTGGGGCCGTGGTGGAATACCTCGACGCCCCGGGCAACGAAATCCTGCTGCACGTTTCCGAACTCGCGTGGGAACGCACGGAAAATGTAGAGGATGTGTTGAGCATGGGCGACGTCTTTGACGTCAAATACATGGGCATCGACCCGCGTACCCGTAAGGAACGCGTTTCACGCCGGGCGCTCCTGCCCAAGCCGGAAGGCTGGGAGGAACGTCCCTCGCGTCGGGATGGCGGCCGTGGCGGAGATCGCCGTGGTGGCGGAGATCGCCGCGGCGGTGGAGACCGACGGGGCGGAGATCGCCGGGGCGGAAATCGGCGCCGCGATTGA